The proteins below come from a single bacterium genomic window:
- the csrA gene encoding carbon storage regulator CsrA translates to MLVLTRKRDESIIIGDTIEIMVVDIGQKEVRIGIRAPRELSVHRKEVYDAILRENIAAKLSSRRPLKLPKLREPAAD, encoded by the coding sequence ATGCTCGTTCTCACCAGAAAACGCGATGAGAGTATAATCATCGGGGACACGATCGAGATAATGGTCGTGGACATCGGCCAAAAAGAGGTCAGAATCGGCATCAGAGCGCCTCGTGAGCTGAGCGTGCATAGGAAAGAGGTTTACGACGCCATATTGCGGGAGAACATCGCCGCCAAGCTCTCATCCAGGAGACCACTGAAGCTCCCGAAACTCAGGGAACCAGCCGCAGATTAG
- the fliW gene encoding flagellar assembly protein FliW — protein sequence MKTNTVIGTEADRKTTIMVEQKDVIRFEEGILGFPQSHGYILVPHEPDSPFAWLQSVDEENLAFLLINPASVKPDYVVRLPQEVANDLKLADVSDGIVLAIVVVPEDPREMRMNLRAPVVINAREGLGRQVVLENASLEIRYPILSEEEQAKQY from the coding sequence ATGAAAACCAATACTGTAATTGGAACTGAGGCCGACCGTAAGACAACGATCATGGTTGAACAGAAGGACGTCATCCGATTCGAGGAAGGGATACTTGGTTTCCCACAATCCCACGGGTATATCCTTGTCCCACACGAGCCGGACAGCCCTTTCGCATGGCTCCAATCGGTTGACGAGGAGAACCTTGCTTTTCTCCTGATCAATCCAGCCAGTGTGAAGCCTGACTACGTCGTTCGACTGCCTCAAGAGGTTGCCAATGACCTGAAGCTGGCCGATGTATCTGACGGCATTGTTCTCGCCATCGTGGTCGTCCCCGAAGACCCTCGCGAGATGAGGATGAACCTCAGGGCACCGGTCGTCATCAACGCTCGTGAGGGGCTTGGCCGACAGGTCGTGCTTGAGAACGCTTCTTTGGAAATTCGTTACCCGATCCTGTCCGAAGAAGAACAGGCCAAGCAATACTGA